One genomic window of Geoanaerobacter pelophilus includes the following:
- a CDS encoding TolC family protein has translation MGTTVLAKGARLLVPGIICFLTSAPVFAETQKLALPQVIEVSLQNNGDLKSFREEKGIRDAGKIRAGLLPNPTLDFEAGTGALTGSSAENSLSLGVSQEFFLAGKREKRLTIAEQELEMYRWQLADRERALRDEVKTAFYDVILAEQRIVLTDRAIALNRQLLDVTKERLAAGDIPELEMNLVKVELARGEGAKIDVERALNQNQAKLGTLMGLSVGEYPAIVGSLESATSMTKNLPELKQLAHGKRPDLKALEAEKNRGESDIILAQAESIPNLTAGFAIKRDTTAIEVGSAEYKDTDYIIGLKLSMPIPLFDKNQAGVQEARAKRSSTESRLTAVTRNVERDVETAYTSVLNAEKVLSLYKSNIIPQLEENLKLTQEAYRLGEVGILSVIQEQKKFFEVSEGYLTALHARQLALVKLESAVATDINGGVQ, from the coding sequence TTGGGAACAACTGTATTGGCAAAAGGAGCGCGGCTCCTTGTACCCGGCATCATCTGTTTTCTTACGTCTGCACCGGTATTCGCAGAGACACAAAAGCTGGCACTGCCACAGGTAATCGAGGTTTCGTTACAAAATAACGGTGATCTCAAATCATTTCGCGAAGAAAAAGGTATCCGTGATGCCGGTAAAATCAGGGCGGGACTTTTACCTAATCCAACCCTTGATTTTGAAGCAGGCACAGGCGCTTTGACCGGCAGCAGCGCGGAAAACAGCTTGTCTCTTGGGGTGTCACAAGAGTTCTTCCTGGCTGGAAAGCGTGAAAAACGGCTCACCATCGCCGAACAGGAATTGGAGATGTACCGTTGGCAGTTGGCAGATCGCGAGAGAGCTCTGCGAGACGAAGTAAAGACCGCTTTTTATGACGTCATTCTGGCTGAGCAGCGAATCGTCCTGACAGATCGCGCCATTGCGCTCAATCGTCAGCTCCTTGATGTGACGAAAGAACGCTTGGCGGCTGGAGATATTCCTGAACTGGAAATGAACCTGGTCAAGGTGGAGCTGGCACGGGGCGAAGGTGCCAAAATTGATGTTGAAAGAGCACTGAACCAGAACCAGGCTAAACTCGGGACGCTCATGGGACTTTCAGTGGGCGAATATCCAGCGATTGTCGGGTCTCTGGAATCTGCAACCTCCATGACTAAAAACCTTCCCGAACTGAAACAGCTTGCCCACGGGAAACGCCCTGACCTCAAGGCTCTGGAGGCGGAGAAAAACAGGGGCGAATCAGATATTATCCTTGCCCAGGCCGAATCCATCCCAAACCTCACCGCTGGATTTGCTATCAAGCGTGACACGACGGCCATTGAGGTCGGCAGCGCGGAATACAAAGATACAGACTATATAATTGGTTTGAAGCTGTCGATGCCAATCCCGCTGTTCGATAAGAATCAGGCCGGCGTTCAGGAAGCCCGGGCCAAGCGGAGCAGCACCGAAAGCCGTTTGACTGCCGTAACCAGGAATGTGGAACGGGACGTAGAAACCGCCTACACCAGTGTTCTGAATGCCGAGAAGGTGCTGTCGCTCTATAAGTCAAACATCATTCCCCAGCTTGAGGAAAACCTGAAGCTGACCCAGGAGGCCTACCGTCTTGGCGAAGTCGGCATACTCTCGGTCATCCAGGAACAGAAAAAATTCTTCGAGGTCAGCGAAGGGTATCTGACGGCGCTCCATGCCCGGCAGCTGGCACTCGTAAAACTCGAATCAGCAGTGGCGACAGACATCAACGGAGGTGTGCAGTGA
- a CDS encoding porin translates to MKMAAAVVLATVLAGQSAFAKTLEDVLKEKGVITEEDYKAVTKSRPLDYKLGKGFTFTSPDEKFQLSLGAYLQSRYTFTDNETGQDTSEFRVRRMKLFTNGYAYTKDLTYKLQVEFTDSAKLLEDAYLNYKLVDEAQIRFGQAKTPFARQEITSAAAQQFVDRANATDTFKVGRDTGLMLHGKVANGLLNYNLGVYGGVGQNTLRTTNSNSLAARVVFNPLGDMPYAEADLEHSEKPLVSIGANYFMDTLIKTSATAFETNNLTLAGSRGWLKGSSFGATEKVDINTFGIDAAFKWMGFSAQGEYFVGQADGQTSNNTLRAHGFYAQAGYFIIPKQLEVATRYSYVDPNRDSANDLRTETSGAISYYFNKHNLKLQADVTNIHKQPARSDDMQYRVQAQIVF, encoded by the coding sequence TAACCAAGAGCAGACCACTGGATTACAAGCTCGGCAAAGGATTTACCTTTACCTCTCCGGACGAGAAGTTCCAGCTCTCCCTGGGTGCTTACCTCCAGAGCAGGTATACCTTTACCGACAACGAAACCGGACAGGACACCTCTGAATTCCGGGTGCGCCGAATGAAGCTCTTCACTAACGGCTACGCCTACACAAAGGATCTGACATATAAACTCCAGGTGGAGTTCACCGATTCTGCCAAGCTTCTTGAGGACGCGTATTTGAACTACAAATTGGTGGACGAGGCCCAGATCCGGTTCGGACAGGCGAAGACCCCGTTCGCCCGGCAGGAGATCACTTCCGCAGCGGCTCAGCAGTTCGTTGACCGCGCCAACGCAACCGACACCTTCAAGGTGGGGCGCGACACCGGCCTCATGCTCCACGGCAAAGTTGCCAATGGTCTGCTGAACTACAACCTGGGGGTTTACGGCGGTGTCGGGCAGAACACCCTGCGCACTACGAACAGCAACTCCCTTGCAGCCAGGGTTGTCTTCAATCCTTTGGGCGACATGCCTTATGCCGAGGCGGACCTCGAGCACAGCGAAAAGCCGCTTGTTTCGATCGGCGCCAACTACTTTATGGACACCCTTATAAAAACCAGCGCCACAGCATTCGAGACCAACAATCTGACCCTTGCCGGCTCCAGAGGCTGGCTTAAAGGCTCCAGTTTCGGCGCTACGGAAAAAGTGGACATCAATACCTTCGGCATCGATGCCGCTTTCAAATGGATGGGCTTTTCTGCCCAAGGCGAATACTTTGTGGGTCAAGCCGATGGGCAAACATCCAATAACACACTCCGCGCCCACGGCTTCTATGCCCAGGCCGGCTACTTCATCATTCCGAAGCAGTTGGAGGTTGCAACCCGCTATTCCTACGTTGACCCCAACCGTGACAGCGCCAATGATCTTCGGACCGAAACTTCAGGGGCGATTTCCTACTACTTCAACAAACACAACCTGAAGCTTCAGGCTGATGTGACCAACATCCACAAGCAGCCGGCCCGCTCAGACGACATGCAGTACCGAGTGCAGGCTCAGATCGTTTTTTGA